The Streptomyces bacillaris sequence GCGCTGGCCGCCGGTGATCTTCGTGTAGAGGCCGAAGTCGCGGGCCACCTCACCGATCACGATGAGCTTCTCCGGGGTGATCTCACCGCCCGGGATGCGCGGCACGACCGAATAGGAGCCGTTGCGCTGGAGGTTGGCGAGGAAGTGGTCGTTGGTGTCCTGGAGCGCCGCCTGCTCCCCGTCCAGGACGTAACCGCTGGCGCCGACGGTCGGGGCGAGCGAGGCGATGACCGAACCGACGGCCGGCTTGCAGACCTCGCACCCCTCCCCGCCGCGCGCCTCCTCCCGGCCGTGCGAGTCGAGCAGGGTGGTGAACGAGGTGACGGCCAGGGTGCGGACGATCTCGTACAACTCGCTGCGGCTGTAGGCGAAGCAGCCGCACAGGCCGGTGTCCTCGCTCTGCGGCAGCAGCTGCCCGATCACCTTGACGCAGCTGCCGCACCCCGTCCCCGCCCGGGTGCACTTCTTCACCTCGGCCAGGGTGGTGTGCTCGCAGATCGCGCCCTTGGTCACGTTGTGGCAGGAGCAGACGACGGCGTCGTCCGGCAGCGAGGACGGTCCCAGCGTCACCGGCCCGCCCGCCCCGGCCGGGAGCACCAGCTGCTCGGGCGCGACCGGCAGGACGCTCCCCGTCATCGGCCGCAGCGTGCCGAAGCTGTCGGCGTCCCCGACCAGCACCCCGCCCAGCAGGGCGCCGTCCGCCCCGATCACCAGCTTCTTGTAGACGCCGGAGCGGGAGTCGGCGTACACCACGTCGAGCGCGCCCTCCGCCGTCCCGTGCGCGTCACCGAACGAGGCCACGTCCACGCCGAGGAGCTTCAGCTTGGTCGACATGTCGGCACCGGTGAACCCGGCCCGCCCGCCACCGAGTACTTCGGCCACGGTCTCCGCCATCTCGTACCCCGGCGCGACCAGCCCGTAGACGCGCCCGTCGGAGGCGAGCGCGCACTCACCGATCGCGAAGACGGCGGGGTCGGACGTACGGCACTCCTCGTCGACCACGATCCCGCCGCGCTCCCCGACCGCGAGCCCGCACTCCCGGGCCAGCCGGTCGCGCGGGCGCACCCCGGCGGAGAACACCACCAGGTCGACGTCGAGCGATGACCCGTCGGAGAGCGCCATCCCGTTCACGGCCCCGTCCGCGCCCGCGGTGACCTCCTGCGTGCCGACGCCGGTGTGGACGGTCAGCCCCATGCCCTCGATCGTCCGCAGCAGCGCCGCGCCGCCGCCCTCGTCCACCTGGACCGGCATCAGCCGGGGCGCGAACTCCACCACATGGGTGCGCAGTCCGAGCCCCTTGAGCGCCCCCGCCGCCTCCAGCCCGAGCAGCCCGCCCCCGACCACGGCCCCGGTCTCCGCCCCCTTCGCGTACTCCTCGATCGCGAGCAGGTCCTCGATCGTCCGGTACACGAAACAGCCCCGGGAATCCTTCCCCGGCACCGGCGGGACGAAGGGATACGAGCCCGTCGCCAGCACGAGCGTGTCGTACGGGAACACCGCCCCGGACCGCGCGGTCACCGTCCGGGCCTCGCGGTCGACGCTCCCGGCCGGGTCGCCGACGTACAGCTCGAAGCCGTGCTCCTCCATGAACCCCGGCTCCACGAGCGAGAGTTCACCGGGGGAGCGCCCGGCGAAGTACGAGGTGAGCCGCACCCGGTCGTAGGCGGGCCGGGGCTCCTCGCAGAGCACGACGACCCGGGCCCGCCCGGCGGCCGGGGTCAGCCCGCGCGCGGCCAGCGCCTCCAGGAACCGCTGGCCGACCATGCCGTGCCCGACGAGGACGAAGGTGGGGGTGGTGGGGCTGGTGGTGTCCGGCATCTCAGTGGCCTCCGTCGTCGGTGAGCAGGTGGAGCAGGGACATGGCGGGCGGCGGCGGTTCGTCGTCCTGCCAGGTGCGGGCGAGCCCGCCGACCGCGCCGAGGCCGCCCAGGAGCACCCCGCCGGCCGGCCCTCCGTCCCGGACGACGACCGTGCGGTACGCGCCCCGGGTGGCATCGGCCGGCCGGACCACGTCGTCGCCCGGCCAGGGGCGGGGGTCCCCGAGGGCGGCGCGGTCGAGACGGGCGCTTCCTCATGGGAAAGAGCCGAGACGGGCGCTTCCTCATGGGAAAGAGCCTGGAGGCCGGGTGTTACCCGGCAGCATCCCACCGGTTTCCCGGACGGAACCGTGCGCTCAGCGCCGCTGGACAGCCCCTGTGAGTTCCGGCTTCCGGCGCCCCTTTAGTGTCGAGGACATGCCCGACATCACCCTGACCACCCTGGTCCTCCTCTGCCTCGCCGCGGCCGCCGCAGGCTGGATCGACGCGGTGGTGGGCGGCGGTGGGCTGCTGCTCCTGCCCGCCCTGCTGCTCGGCCTGCCGAACGTCCCCGCCGCCCATGTCCTCGGCACCAACAAGGCCGTCGCGATCGTCGGCACCTCGGGGGCCGCGATCACCTATGTGCGCCGGGCCCCGGTACGGGTGGGGCTGGCGGTACGGGTGGGGCTGATGGCGCTGGCCGGTTCGATGGGCGGGGCGTTCTTCGCGGCCGGGATCAGCAGCGATGTGCTGCGCCCGGTGATCATGGTGGCGCTGCTCGGGGTGGCGGCGTTCGTGCTACTGCGCCCGTCGTTCGGCACTGCCGCGGCGGGGGACACGGACACCCGGCCCGTGACCCGGGCCCGGATCGTCACGGCGGTCGTGCTGGTCGGCGGCGGGATCGGCTTCTACGACGGCCTCTTCGGCCCGGGGACCGGCACCTTCCTCGTCCTGGCCCTCACCGCCGTACTCCACCTGGACCTGGTGACGGCGTCCGCCACCGCCAAGATCGTCAACGTGTGCACGAACGCGGGGGCGCTGGCCATGTTCGCCTATCAGGGTTCGGTCCTGTGGCAGCTGGCCGCCGTGATGGCCCTCTTCAACCTGGCGGGCGCGATGGCGGGGGCCCGGATGGCGCTCGACCGGGGGAGCGGCTTCGTCCGGGCGGTGCTGCTGACGGTGGTGTTCGCGCTGGTGGCGAAGCTGGGCTACGACCAGTGGACGGCGTAGCGACGTACCTCGGGGTCACCGCACATCGGTGAGATGGGCGTAGGCCACCACGTTGCCCTGGTAGCCGGTCTCCTTGGAGAAGCCGCCGCCGCAGGTGATCAGCCGGAGCGAGGCGTGCGGGGAGTCGCCGTAGACGCGCTGGTCGGGGAAGTCCTTGTTGTCGTACACCTCGATGGCGTCGATCGAGAAGACGGCGGTGCGCCCGTCCTCGCGGACGACCTCGACACGGGTGCCCTTGGTGAGGGCGCCGAGGGCGTAGAAGACGGAGGGCCCCTCGGCGTTGTCGACATGCCCGGCGACGATCGCGGTGCCCTTGGCGCCGGGCGGGACCCCGTCGGCGTACCACCCCGCGAGGTTGCGGTCCTCGTCCGGCGGCACGTCCAGGCTGCCGTCGGCCCCGAGCCCCAGCCGCATCATCGGCGCGTCGACGTCGATGCTCGGGATGCGGATGCGGACGGGGTCGGAGGGCCGCAGCGGTTCGGCGACCGGGGAGCCCGGCTGGAGCTCGGGCCCGGCGGCGAAGGCCTGGGCGCTGGAGGGCTGCGGCGGGATCAGCTGCTCGCCGGAGCCGTTCTGGACGAGCCAGATACCGCACAGCACGGCGATGCCGACGAGCCAGCCTCGGGCTTTCTGCGCGCTCTGGGACACGGGGAGTCCTGGGGGTGAGCCGTGGGGTTTCGCGGACGAGGCTGCCCGGGCCGGACGCGCGGGGGAGCGCGCCGGGCCCGGGAGCAGGGGACCTTGCCGGCCGTGTCGGCCCGGCTGCCTGCCTCAGCGGCCGCTCTCGGCGCCGGGCTCGGTGCGGCGGCGCAGCAGCCAGAGTCCACCGACGGCCGCCAGACCGATCACGCCGACGCCGAGGGCGACCTGCGTGGAGTTGGGCTCGACGCTGCCGCCGACACCGGTCCGCACATGGCCGGACGGGCGCTGGTGGTCGGGCTTCTCGTGCTTGCCGCCGCCGATCACCTTGAGATCCCCGACGGCGTCCTTGCCGTTGTCGCAGGTGACGACGATCTCGTAGACGCCGGCCCGGGTGTCGTGCGGCACCCGGAACTGGCCGACGAGGACCTCCTTGTGCGTACCGCGGCGGAGTTCGAAGTCCCCGGCGTCCAGGGAGTTGGCGTCACCGATGCCCGACCCCTTGGGGCCACAGGCGGTGGTGTTCACGGTGACGGTGGCGCCGGGGGGCGCGGTCGCCGGGGTGATCTCCAGCCGGCCGAAGTTGTCCGCGTACGCGGACGGGGCGGCGGCGAGACCGAGCGCTATGACGGTGACCGCGGCGGTGGCGGTACCGGTCACGAGGCGGGCAGGACTGCGCATGGGTTCCTCCGGGCAGACGGCGCGAGCGGTTGTGTCCTGCCCCCGACCTAACGGCGGGTCGCCACCGCATGCCTTCTGACACCGGATCAGCTTTCACCCGTACGGCCCGGCGGGGCGCCCTTGCCGCCGAGGATCGCCGCAGGTCAGGGCGGTGCGACTGGTCCGTTCGGTCCGTGCTGGCGGTCCGGGTGCCGAACGAGTGAGCCTCGAATCCGCAATGTGACTCAGATCACACACATGCCTTCCCGGGGTGGGGGCACACGCAAGACACCCCCCCACGGGACGGATTCCCCCCGCCCCCACGGCACCCGCCCCCACCCGGCCCACCCCCCCTGGGCCCGGTGGGGGCGGTGTCACGTCCACGGGTTCACCGCCCGGCTCATCACGGCGCCCTCGCCCGGCTCACTGCGGGTGCGTCGCCCGGCTCGTCGCCGCGTCCTCGCCCGGCTCGCTACGGGCTCGCCGCCCGGCTCGCCGCCGGGCTCGCCGCCGTGCTCAGGAGTCCGCGCCCGCGCTCCAGGAGATCGCCGGCGGCCGCACCCGGCCGCACAGCGGCTGCCCCTTCCCGTCGGTCAGCCCGAGCCGCCCGGTGAGCCGCCCGGACCGCACGGCGGCTTCCAGGACCTCCGCCTCGATGTCACTGAACATCAGCTTGGCGCGCCGGAACATACTGAACACCCCGGCCTCGTCCACCGTCCCCCACGACAGATAGACGAACCGCCCGCCCAGCCGGTTCTGGATGTACGGCCCCGACACCACGACCCCGTCCGCCGTCTCCTTGACCGCGCACTCCAGCGTCCACGCAGCGCCCGGAGCGTCCCCGGGGCAGAGCCCGAGCAACTCCCCGGGCCGGTCCTTGCGCTGGACGCCGACGTGAATGTTCTCGAACCCGGGAAAGTCGGAATCCGGCCCACAGGTGCGACCGGGAAGCGCCGATGCCTCGATATGGATCTGCATGGGTCCATGGTCCGTCACGACGGGCCATGGGCGGCGCGCGTCGGCCGCTACTTGACCTCAACCAAACTTGAGGGTCAAGGCTCGGGGGCATGGACACCACACCCGCACCCACGACCCCTGCCACTCCCCGCCCCCTCAAGGTCGCCGTCATCCTCGGCAGCAACCGGGAAGGCCGGTTCGGACCCGTCGTCGCCGACTGGTTTCTCGGCCGGGCCGGGCGGTACGAGGGGATCGAGACCGAACTCGTCGATGTCGGGGCCGCCCGGCTGCCCGACGCGCTCTCCTTCCAGCCCGGGCCCGAGGAGGCCGCCAGGGTGGGGGCCGTTTCGGGGCGGCTGGCGGCGGCCGACGCGTTCGTCGTCGTCACGCCGGAGTACAACCACTCCTTCCCCGCGCCCCTCAAGAACCTCATCGACTGGCATCACACCGAATGGCAGGCCAAGCCCGTCGCCTTCGTCTCGTACGGAGGGCGGTCCGGCGGGCTGCGGGCCGTCGAGCAGTTGCGGCAGGTCTTCGCCGAGCTGCACGCCGTCTCCGTCCGCGAGACCGTCTCCTTCCACGGCGCGCACGCCCTCTTCGACGGGGACGGCAACCACCGGGACCCGGCCGAGGCCGACGGGGCCGTCAAGGCGCTTCTCGACCAACTGGTCTGGTGGGGCGAGGCCCTGCGGGAGGCCCGGAACCGGCGTCCGTACGGCGGCTGACCCGTGCGGGGACGACAATCGGTGCACGGGCAGGAGCCCGCCGTATCCGAGGAGACCGAACGATGACAGCGCCGCCGCCGGCATGGCTGACCGTACTGACCACGACCGACAGCGAGGAGAAGGCCCACGAGCTGGCGCAGGGGGCGGTGGAGGCCCGGCTGGCGGCCTGTGCGCAGATCTCCGCGCCCGTCACCTCGGTCTACCGCTGGCAGAACGCCATCGAGTCCTCCGAGGAGTGGCAGGTGCTGTTCAAGACGGCGGGGGAGCGGTACGAGGAGTTGGAGGCGTACCTCCTGGCGGCGCACGACTACGAGAACCCCGAGGTCATCGCCGTCCCCGTCATCCGTGGCAGCGCCCGCTACCTCGGCTGGGTGACGGCGGAGACGGCCCCGCAGCCGCTCTGTGACGGCGGCCATGAGTACCCCGCACCCGGGCTCCCCGCCCACCGACGAGCTGCCGTTCTTCGTCTACGGGACGCTGCTCCCCGGCGAACCCAACCACGAACTGTTCCTCCGGGGCCGTACGACGGGGGAACGGCCCGCCGTCCTGCCCCGGGCCCTGCTGTACGACGGGCCCGGCTACCCGTACGCCATCGACGGCCACGGCCGGGTCCATGGCACCCTGCTCACCGCCGTGCCCGGGGTGTACGGCGAACTGCTCGGGCTCCTGGATCATTTGGAGGAGTACCTCGGCCCCGGTCACCCGCGCAATCTGTACGAGCGGGTCGTCCGGGAGGTCGAGCTGCCGGGGGAGAGCGGCGCGGGGCGAGGCGGTGAGGCGGCGGGCGGCGCGGGGCAGGGCGGCGTCGAGGTGGGTGGCGAAGGGGCGGGGCCGGTGCGGGCCTGGGTCTATCTCGCCGCTGCCGCCGTCACCCGGTCCCTCCGGACCGGCGGCAGCCTCATCGACGGCGGGCGGTGGGTCACCGGGCGGTCTCCAGGCGGACCGCGCACACCTTGAACTCCGGCATCCGCGACACCGGGGCCGGCGTCGGGTCGGTCAGCGTGTTGGCCCGGCCCTCACCCGGCCGGTGGAGCGGCATGAACACCCGGGAGCGGGGAGCGCCGGAGCCACCGCCCCTCAGGTCAGCGCGACGCCGACGCCAGCGCCTCCGCCACGCCCCCCTCCTGCGGGCCCAGGAAGTGCGGGTCGGGGCGGAACAGGGCTTCCAGGGCCGCCTTCCCCGACGCGGCCAGCTCGCGGGCACCGCCGTAGTACCACGTCGCGTCGCGGGGCTCGTCGACCCCGACCCCGTACGCGTCGATCCCCGCGGAGCGGCAGAGAGTGGTCGCCCGGTGGATGTGGAAGCCCTGGCTCACCAGCACCGCCCGGTCGACCCCGAATATCCTCCTGGCGCGCACGCACGAGTCCCAGGAGTCGAACCCCGCGTAGTCGCTGACGATCCGGTCGTCCGGCACCCCGCGCTCGGTCAGATACGTCCGCATCGCGTCCGGCTCGTCGTACTCCACGCGGCTGTTGTCCCCGGTGACCAGGACGACCTTCGCCTTCCCCGTGCGATACAGCTCGGCCGCAGCGTCCAGGCGGTGGGCCAGATACGGGGTCGGCCGGCCGTTCCACAGCCCGGCGCCGAACACCATGACGACCTCACCGGCCGGGGCGTCCGCCGTGGTCCCCACCCGGTCGCCCGCACCCAGCCGCATCCAGGTCGCGGGCAGCAGCGCCAACACGCACAGGGCCATCACGCCCTGCACGGCGAGCCGTCGGCCCCGCCGGGAGCGCGGCAGCCGCAGCGGTGGGAGCCGCAGCCGCACCCGTCGCAGCCGTGGCCCGTGTCTCCCGTCCCTGTCCCCGGCCCTTCGCACCCCTAGCAGCTTCCCTACCGCTCGTGCTGCTCGTGCTTCCTGTCCCCCTCGCACCCGTCGCATGCGAGCCCCCCTCGTCGTCCGTACCGTCTCCGTACCGTCCTGCGGTCTCACCTCACCTGACGAGCGAAACGCCCGAAAGGTTCGCCGATCGACAGATACGGGTGCAGGCCCCACCCCCACACACCCGCAGCCCCCCGCCCGCACACCGGCAGACCCTCCGCCGTGAGCCGGCGGAAAACCTCCGTGACCCTCACGCAACGGCCCGGCAACCTCCGCCCGGCACCATCGGTCCATGACGGAGCCGCCCACGCAGCACTCCCACCGGCCGCCGCACCCGCCCTCGCCCCCGTTCTCCGGAACCGGAGGGACCCACGGCCACACCACCGTGCCCCTCGACAGCACCGCGCAGCTCCTCACCCGCGTCACCGCCCAGCTCTCCACCCAACTCAGCCTCGTCTCCCGGAACGGAACCCGCCGACCCATGGACCGCACCCGGCCCCCCGCCGCAGCAGGCGGCCCGCCCTCCCCGTACGCCCCCGGCGACGCCCCGCCCACCCTCCTCGTCGTCGCCCACGGCAGCCGCGACCCGCGCGCCCTGCGGACCGTCCTCGCGCTCCTGGACCGGGTCCGCGAACTGCGCCCCGGGCTCGACGTCCGGCTCGGCCACATCGAGCTGAACCGGCCGCTGCTCCCCGACACCCTGGACGGCCTGCGCGGGGCCGACGCCGTCCTCGTACCGCTGCTCCTGGGCCGCGGCCACCACGTCAAGCACGACCTGCCCGCCGCCGCGGCCGCCGCACCCTCCGTACGGACCCGGATCGCCGCCCCCCTCGGGCCGCACCCCCTCCTGGTGGAGGCGCTGTACGGGCGGCTCGTGGAGGCGGGCTGGGGCGCCGCCGACCAGGGCGACCGCCACGCCGCCGTGGTCCTCGCCGCCGCCGGGTCCCGCGACCCCGACTCCGCCCAGGACACCCGGCGTACGGCCCGCATGCTCGAAGAACGGCTCGGTGGGGTGCCCGTCGTCCCCGCCTACGCCTCCGCCGCCACCCCCACCGTCCCCGCCGCGCTGCGCAGGCTGGCCGCCCGGGGCCGCCACCGTACCTTCGTCGCCTCGTACTTCACCGCGCCCGGCCGCTTCGCGAGCGCCGCCGCCGGGGCAGCGCCCCGCACCGCCGCCCTTCCGCTCGGCGCCCACCCCGCCATGGCCCGCCTCCTCCTCCACCGCTACGACCAGGCCGTGTCGGCCACCGCCCCCGCCCAGGCAGTGAGGTTGCTCGCTTCCGCCTGACTCCCCGGCCCGCTCACGGCGCGTTGTCGGTCCCGGTCGCTACTGTCGGAACCATGGACGGCACACAGGGCGTACGCGGGGCGGAACAGACACACGGCACGGAAGGTGCCCGGAGCACACAGAGCGGGACGGGGCCGGTGCCGTACGGGCCGGCCGACACCGAGCGGTTCGACACCGAGCCGGACAAGCGACCCGGCCGCACCGCCTTCCAGCGCGACCGGGCCCGGGTGCTGCACTCCGCCGCGCTGCGCAGGCTCGCCGGGAAGACCCAGGTGGTCACGCCCGGCACCCGCTCCCACGCCTGGGACGCCAGCCCCCGCACCCGCCTCACCCACTCCCTGGAGTGCGCCCAGGTCGGCCGGGAGCTGGGCGCGGTCCTCGGCTGCGACCCCGACCTGGTGGAGACGGCCTGCCTCTCCCACGACATGGGCCACCCGCCGTTCGGCCACAACGGCGAGCAGGCGCTCAACGACTTCGCCTCCGACTGCGGCGGCTTCGAGGGCAACGCCCAGTCGCTGCGGCTGCTGACCCGCCTGGAGCCCAAGCGCTTCGTCCACGACCCGCGCACCGGCGAACTGGTCAGCGTCGGCCTCAATCTGACCCGGGCCGCCCTGGACGCCGCCACCAAGTACCCCTGGCCGCGCGGCGCGCACCCCACCGACCCGCACTCGGTGAAGTTCGGGGTGTACGCGGACGACCTCCCGGTCTTCGAGTGGGCCCGCAAGGGGGCGCCCGAGGACCGCACCTGCTTCGAGGCCCAGGTGATGGACTGGTCCGACGACGTGGCGTACTCGGTGCACGACTTCGAGGACGGGCTGCACGCCGGGCACATCGACCCCAACTGCCTCTACGCCGAGCCGGAGCGCGAGGAGATCTTCGCCGTCGCCATCGGCCGGTACGTCCCCGCCGACACCGACCCCCAGGAGCTGGCCGAGGCACTGGACCGGCTGATCGACCAGGAGTGGTGGCCGCACGGCTACGACGGCTCCGCCGTGGCCCAGGCCCGGCTGAAGGACGCCACCAGCCAGCTCATCGGCCGGTTCTGCACGGAGGCCGAGACGGCCACCCGCGCGGTCCACGGCCCCGGTCGCCTCACCCGCTACGGGGCGGAGCTGGTCGTTCCGCGCACGGTCCGCAACGAGTGCGCGGTCCTCAAGGCGGTCGCCGACCGCTATGTGATGCAGCGTGCCGAGCAGGAGACCCTCCGCGCCGACCAGCGCATCGTCATCGCCGAGCTGGCCGCCGCCCTCACCGCCCGGGCCCCCGAGGGCCTGGAGCCGCACTTCCGCGCGCTGTTCGACCAGGCGACCGACGACCACGCCCGTAAGCGGGTCCTGGTCGACCAGATCGCGGCCCTCACCGATGCCTCCGCACGATCCCTGCACGCCGCGCTCACCGAGCGCCGGGGCTGAGGGGCAGACTGGAAAGTGACCACTGGGGGTGACCTGTTCGGGGCACACCCTCTTTCGTCATCACGCTGCGTGCGGGACGCTCGCAGCCGGGGGCGCCGCGCAGCACAGTACTGAGGAGGCATCAAGTGGTCGACGCACATCGGACATTCGTCATCGTCGGAGCGGGACTCGCAGGGGCGAAGGCGGCCGAAACGCTCCGCGCGGAGGGGTTCACCGGCCGGGTGATCCTCATCGGGGACGAGCGCGACCACCCCTATGAGCGGCCACCGCTCTCCAAGGGCTACCTCGGCGGCAAGGAGGAGCGCGACAGCGTCTTCGTCCACGAGCGCCCCTGGTACGCGGGCGCCGACATCGAACTCCACCTCGGCCAGCCCGTCACCGCCCTCGACCGGTACGCGAAGACCGTGCAGCTCGGTGACGGCACCGTCATCCACTACGACAAGCTGCTGCTCGCCACCGGCTCCGAGCCCCGCCGCCTCGACATCCCCGGCACCGACCTCGCGGGCGTCCACCACCTGCGCCGCCTCGCCCACGCCGACCGGCTGCGCAATGTGCTCGCCGCCCTCGGCCGCGACAACGGCCACCTGGTGATCGCCGGAGGCGGCTGGATCGGCCTGGAGGTCGCCGCCGCCGCCCGGGGTTACGGGGCGGAGGTCACCGTCGTCGAGCCGGAGGCCACCCCGCTCCACCAGGTCGTCGGCCCCGAGCTGGGCCAGATCTTCACCGAACTGCACAGCTCGCACGGCGTCCGCTTCCACTTCGGTGCCCGCCTCACCGAGATCACCGGCCAGGACGGCATGGTGCTGGCCGCCCGCACCGACGACGGCGAGGAGCACCCCGCCCACGATGTGCTCGCCGCGATCGGCGCCGCCCCGCGCTCCGCCCTCGCGGAGGCCGCCGGGCTGGAGATGGCCGAGCGGGCGCAGGGCGGCGGCATCGCCGTGGACGCCTCGCTGCGCACCTCGGACCCGCACATCTACGCCGCCGGGGACGTCGCCGCCGTCGCCCATCCGCTGCTCGGCGTCCGGCTGCGCGTCGAGCACTGGGCCAACGCCCTCAACAGCGGACCGGCCGCCGCCCGCGCGATGCTCGGCCAGGAGGTGACGTACGACCGGGTGCCGTACTTCTTCTCCGACCAGTACGACCTGGGCCTGGAGTACTCCGGCTGGGCGCCGCCCGGCAGTTACGACGAGGTGATCATCCGGGGGGACGCGGGGAAGCGGGAGTTCATCGCGTTCTGGCTGAAGGACCGCCGCGTCCTGGCCGGGATGAACGTCAACGTGTGGGACGTGACGGAGACGATCCAGGAGCTGATCCGGGCCGGTCAGCAGCACGATCCGGAAGCGCTGGCCGATCCGTCGGTCGAGCTGTCGTCCCTGCTCTGACCACCTGCGCGGGGGCCGGGGCGGGCGCCCCCGGGGCCGGGCTCTTCGGGCCACGGAGGAGTACGAGAAGGAAGAGTGCGGCCATCACGGCGACCCCCGCCCACATGGCCTGCTGCCAGCCGTCGACGAAGGACCGCTGGGCGGCGTCCAGGAGCGCCTGGCGGTGCGGTCCCGCGCTGCCTGCCGCCTCGACCGCGTGGGCGACACCCTCGCGCGCGGTGTCCGCCGCGCCCTCGGGGATGCCGTCCAGCCGGCCGTCCACAGCACCGCGGTAGCCGGCCGACAGCAGCGCACCGAGCAGGGCGACCCCCAGCGCGGTGCCGAACTCGCGGGTCACGTCGTTCAGTGCGGACGCCACACCCTGGCGCTCACGCGGCAGAGCGGCGGTGATGGCCTCGGTGGACGGAGTCATCGCCAGCCCCATGCCGAGGCCCATGGCGAGCATGCCGGGAAGGATCGACAGATAGCCGCCGCCCACGGAGACGAACAGGGCCATCAGCGCCAGTCCCGTGCCGCCCAGCGCGACCCCCGCCGCCATGGTCGTACGGGCCCCGACCCGTGCGGCCAGCCGCGGGGCGAGCCCGGACGTCAGCATCATCAGGACGGCCATCGGCATCAGCGCCAGGGTGGACAGCAGCCCGGACCAGCCCAGCACCGCCTGGAGGAACGGGAAGAGCACCACGGCGATTCCCGCCTGCACCCCGAAGACCACCAGCAGCGTGACCGAACCACCGGCGAGCCGCCGCTCACGGAAGAGCCGTACGTCCAGCAGGGCACTCTCCCGGCGGCGCAGCTCCCGGGCCACGAAGGCGGCGGTGGCGAGAGTACCGACGGCGAGGGCGGAGAGGGTGACGGGGTCGCTCCACCCCTTCTCCGGCCCCTCCTGGAGGGCGAAGATGAGGCCGGTCACGGCGACGACCGAGGCCAGCGCGCCGACGGTGTCGAAGGAGTGCCCGGTCCGCTCACGGGAGTCGGGCACCGAGCGCACCGTCATCGCGAGCGCCACCACGATCAGCACGACCGGCAGGACGAACAGCCACCGCCAGCTCGCCACGTCCACGAGCAGCGCGGAGAGGAACATGCCGATGATGCCGCCGCCCCCGGCGACCCCGGTCCAGA is a genomic window containing:
- a CDS encoding MFS transporter; amino-acid sequence: MILIAVSVALMAVIASVSGLNVAQTELAVEFGASQSTVLWIINIYTLTLAALLLPLGAIGDRIGRKPMLVAGLTVFGAASVLAGLAPTAEIMLGARVLSGAGAAMIMPITLAVITSTFPEEERGRAIGVWTGVAGGGGIIGMFLSALLVDVASWRWLFVLPVVLIVVALAMTVRSVPDSRERTGHSFDTVGALASVVAVTGLIFALQEGPEKGWSDPVTLSALAVGTLATAAFVARELRRRESALLDVRLFRERRLAGGSVTLLVVFGVQAGIAVVLFPFLQAVLGWSGLLSTLALMPMAVLMMLTSGLAPRLAARVGARTTMAAGVALGGTGLALMALFVSVGGGYLSILPGMLAMGLGMGLAMTPSTEAITAALPRERQGVASALNDVTREFGTALGVALLGALLSAGYRGAVDGRLDGIPEGAADTAREGVAHAVEAAGSAGPHRQALLDAAQRSFVDGWQQAMWAGVAVMAALFLLVLLRGPKSPAPGAPAPAPAQVVRAGTTARPTDRPALPDRAADRPGSAPGSSPSRPTR
- a CDS encoding deoxyguanosinetriphosphate triphosphohydrolase, with product MDGTQGVRGAEQTHGTEGARSTQSGTGPVPYGPADTERFDTEPDKRPGRTAFQRDRARVLHSAALRRLAGKTQVVTPGTRSHAWDASPRTRLTHSLECAQVGRELGAVLGCDPDLVETACLSHDMGHPPFGHNGEQALNDFASDCGGFEGNAQSLRLLTRLEPKRFVHDPRTGELVSVGLNLTRAALDAATKYPWPRGAHPTDPHSVKFGVYADDLPVFEWARKGAPEDRTCFEAQVMDWSDDVAYSVHDFEDGLHAGHIDPNCLYAEPEREEIFAVAIGRYVPADTDPQELAEALDRLIDQEWWPHGYDGSAVAQARLKDATSQLIGRFCTEAETATRAVHGPGRLTRYGAELVVPRTVRNECAVLKAVADRYVMQRAEQETLRADQRIVIAELAAALTARAPEGLEPHFRALFDQATDDHARKRVLVDQIAALTDASARSLHAALTERRG
- a CDS encoding NAD(P)/FAD-dependent oxidoreductase, with translation MVDAHRTFVIVGAGLAGAKAAETLRAEGFTGRVILIGDERDHPYERPPLSKGYLGGKEERDSVFVHERPWYAGADIELHLGQPVTALDRYAKTVQLGDGTVIHYDKLLLATGSEPRRLDIPGTDLAGVHHLRRLAHADRLRNVLAALGRDNGHLVIAGGGWIGLEVAAAARGYGAEVTVVEPEATPLHQVVGPELGQIFTELHSSHGVRFHFGARLTEITGQDGMVLAARTDDGEEHPAHDVLAAIGAAPRSALAEAAGLEMAERAQGGGIAVDASLRTSDPHIYAAGDVAAVAHPLLGVRLRVEHWANALNSGPAAARAMLGQEVTYDRVPYFFSDQYDLGLEYSGWAPPGSYDEVIIRGDAGKREFIAFWLKDRRVLAGMNVNVWDVTETIQELIRAGQQHDPEALADPSVELSSLL